The following are encoded in a window of Saccharothrix longispora genomic DNA:
- a CDS encoding MbtH family protein encodes MSVENADSREFLVVLNDEEQYSVWFADRDLPAGWRAEGTRGSREDCLAHIDAVWTDMRPRSVREHLAAHGG; translated from the coding sequence ATGAGCGTCGAGAACGCGGATTCCCGCGAATTCCTGGTTGTCCTGAACGACGAGGAGCAGTACTCGGTATGGTTCGCCGACCGCGACCTCCCGGCGGGGTGGCGAGCCGAGGGCACCCGCGGTAGCAGGGAAGACTGCCTGGCCCACATCGACGCGGTGTGGACCGACATGCGCCCGCGCAGCGTCCGCGAGCACCTCGCGGCGCACGGCGGCTGA
- a CDS encoding glycoside hydrolase family 43 protein — MLHRRTFLTGGASAVALSSVLRHTASAAPGDAAYVMGYFTESPNRVADRYALHLAVSLDGLTWTPLNQGNPVATPTAGTGGLRDPHIIRKQSGGFAVLATDLTGTDFTRQNQYIHAWDSADLRSFTGYRRLRMHSMPTHTWAPEAFWDPARGQYGILYSANSGGRDAFHVNYTTDFVTVGSPQLFFDPGFNVLDGTVHTHNGVNYLYYKSFVDGRLYGARSSTLNPRSFTTYTAGVVTGGIEAPIVVKANDRNEWFLWGDSFSPVNGELYAWRSGNIATDSWTPLTKDRYTQPLNAKHPTICPITRAEHDNLLSHWGAPTWNRLKSYNYPDHLIRHQDNAARIDPYPFDPYQDSQWRLVPGLASSSGVSFRSVNYPDRYLRHSGYAITLAAPDGSATFNADATFTRVAGLADGSWSSFRSHNFPDRHLRHAGYVLRIDPISTASDRADATFQVGY, encoded by the coding sequence ATGCTGCACCGACGCACGTTCCTGACCGGGGGCGCGTCCGCCGTCGCCCTGTCCTCGGTCCTCCGCCACACCGCGTCCGCCGCGCCCGGTGACGCCGCCTACGTGATGGGCTACTTCACCGAATCGCCGAACCGCGTGGCCGACCGCTACGCCCTGCACCTCGCCGTGAGCCTCGACGGCCTGACGTGGACCCCGCTCAACCAGGGCAACCCCGTCGCCACCCCCACCGCCGGCACCGGCGGCCTGCGCGACCCGCACATCATCCGCAAGCAGTCCGGCGGGTTCGCCGTCCTGGCGACCGACCTCACCGGCACCGACTTCACCCGGCAGAACCAGTACATCCACGCCTGGGACTCGGCCGACCTGCGCTCGTTCACCGGCTACCGTCGGCTGCGCATGCACTCGATGCCGACCCACACCTGGGCGCCCGAGGCCTTCTGGGACCCGGCGCGCGGCCAGTACGGCATCCTCTACTCGGCCAACAGCGGCGGGCGGGACGCGTTCCACGTCAACTACACGACCGACTTCGTCACCGTCGGGTCGCCGCAGCTGTTCTTCGACCCGGGGTTCAACGTGCTGGACGGTACGGTGCACACGCACAACGGCGTGAACTACCTGTACTACAAGAGCTTCGTGGACGGTCGCCTCTACGGGGCCCGCTCGTCGACGTTGAACCCCCGCAGCTTCACCACCTACACGGCGGGCGTCGTGACCGGCGGCATCGAAGCCCCGATCGTGGTCAAGGCCAACGACCGGAACGAGTGGTTCCTGTGGGGCGACTCGTTCTCCCCGGTGAACGGCGAGCTGTACGCGTGGCGTTCGGGCAACATCGCCACCGACTCCTGGACCCCGCTGACGAAGGACCGGTACACCCAGCCCCTCAACGCCAAGCATCCCACCATCTGCCCGATCACCAGGGCGGAGCACGACAACCTCCTGTCCCACTGGGGCGCCCCGACCTGGAACAGGCTCAAGTCCTACAACTACCCGGACCACCTGATCCGCCACCAGGACAACGCCGCCCGCATCGACCCCTACCCGTTCGACCCTTACCAGGACTCACAGTGGCGCCTGGTCCCCGGCCTGGCCTCCTCGTCGGGCGTCTCGTTCCGCTCGGTCAACTACCCCGACCGCTACCTGAGGCACTCGGGCTACGCGATCACCCTGGCCGCACCGGACGGCAGCGCGACCTTCAACGCGGACGCCACCTTCACCAGGGTCGCGGGCCTTGCGGACGGCTCCTGGTCCTCGTTCCGCTCCCACAACTTCCCGGACCGCCACCTCCGCCACGCGGGCTACGTCCTCCGGATCGACCCGATCTCCACCGCGTCCGACCGGGCGGACGCCACCTTCCAGGTCGGGTACTGA
- a CDS encoding DUF6345 domain-containing protein, with product MSTRRRGATLLALSGMLGAVALTGATAGTASAADELPVYAVRSEGLTPEQAAALQRAFGLESVERTPEGVVTFIDEDRHLRVPGIDRGAGRPDESGQATSQTQLDLDAVRGLRAVPLDEAAKRVTETLRGVGLLPGNATASASHSTLDITDANGNAVAGASLDTTVTFDFQLDGLPLEGPGSKIRVSLDGAGSVTQLTYSTRVLARAGTVQVLGYDERYSRCRAAAYPLQLGLADYIYWAPPWVARPPVYDRLEPVLRCRVLDPSTGSSSVFHLPGVLGSPDPAPDPTVPPRQRAAGDAGVAGDVGAQWTTRVDVGSSGTGTCQSLSGIPADITGFNTRFTNAGVPVQFSWTGANAWEQDFKDPAFAGGQDHVYADDVDMTYYHGRGGAFGLSFAGCSAVTDSTLRNTEARWGNRDAEWMSLYTPSLLQSTASGQAWWQRWGPSFRGLHQINSFETGVVQNSSFGSRYGNYLLRRPFLNFLRPMKVRVAWAQASIDTQPSWVRWATMGPIGNSWIANFDDYFWGRGSVGPDTLPTVGFWKISGSS from the coding sequence ATGTCCACCAGACGACGGGGAGCGACGTTGCTCGCCCTGTCCGGGATGCTGGGCGCGGTGGCGCTGACCGGCGCCACCGCAGGTACCGCGTCCGCCGCCGACGAACTGCCCGTGTACGCCGTCCGCTCGGAGGGCCTGACCCCGGAGCAGGCGGCGGCCCTGCAGCGGGCGTTCGGCCTCGAGAGCGTCGAGCGCACGCCCGAGGGCGTGGTCACGTTCATCGACGAGGACCGCCACCTGCGCGTCCCCGGCATCGACCGCGGCGCGGGCCGGCCCGACGAGAGCGGTCAGGCGACCAGTCAGACCCAGCTCGACCTCGACGCCGTGCGCGGGCTGAGGGCCGTCCCCCTCGACGAGGCCGCCAAGCGCGTCACCGAAACCTTGCGCGGTGTCGGCCTGCTCCCCGGGAACGCCACCGCGAGCGCGTCCCACTCGACGCTCGACATCACCGACGCCAACGGCAACGCGGTGGCCGGCGCCTCGCTGGACACCACGGTGACGTTCGACTTCCAGCTCGACGGCCTCCCGTTGGAGGGCCCCGGCTCGAAGATCCGGGTCTCCCTGGACGGCGCGGGCTCGGTCACCCAGCTCACCTACTCCACCCGCGTGCTCGCCCGCGCCGGCACGGTGCAGGTCCTGGGCTACGACGAGCGCTACAGCAGGTGCCGCGCCGCCGCGTACCCGCTGCAGCTGGGCTTGGCGGACTACATCTACTGGGCGCCGCCCTGGGTCGCTCGCCCCCCGGTCTACGACCGCTTGGAACCGGTCCTCCGCTGCCGGGTCCTGGACCCGTCGACCGGCTCGTCGTCCGTGTTCCACCTGCCCGGCGTCCTCGGCAGCCCCGACCCGGCCCCGGACCCGACCGTGCCGCCCCGCCAGCGCGCCGCCGGTGACGCGGGCGTCGCGGGCGACGTGGGCGCGCAGTGGACCACCCGGGTCGACGTCGGCAGCTCCGGCACCGGCACCTGCCAGTCCCTGTCCGGCATCCCGGCGGACATCACCGGCTTCAACACCCGCTTCACCAACGCGGGCGTCCCGGTGCAGTTCAGCTGGACCGGGGCGAACGCGTGGGAGCAGGACTTCAAGGACCCGGCGTTCGCGGGCGGCCAGGACCACGTGTACGCCGACGACGTCGACATGACCTACTACCACGGGCGGGGCGGCGCGTTCGGCCTGTCGTTCGCCGGGTGCAGCGCCGTCACCGACAGCACGCTGCGCAACACCGAGGCGCGCTGGGGCAACCGGGACGCCGAGTGGATGAGCCTCTACACCCCGAGCCTGCTCCAGAGCACGGCGAGCGGCCAGGCGTGGTGGCAGCGGTGGGGCCCGTCGTTCCGCGGGCTGCACCAGATCAACAGCTTCGAGACGGGCGTGGTGCAGAACAGCTCGTTCGGCTCGCGGTACGGCAACTACCTGCTGCGCAGGCCGTTCCTGAACTTCCTGCGGCCGATGAAGGTGCGCGTGGCGTGGGCTCAGGCGTCGATCGACACCCAGCCGTCGTGGGTGCGGTGGGCGACCATGGGGCCGATCGGGAACTCGTGGATCGCGAACTTCGACGACTACTTCTGGGGCAGGGGGTCGGTCGGGCCGGACACCCTGCCGACCGTGGGTTTCTGGAAGATCTCCGGTTCCAGCTGA
- a CDS encoding fascin domain-containing protein, whose amino-acid sequence MSYANVYLRMDGTGVTADNYRGGTVNCQYGAGPKEKYRVRPQADGSYAFESAAFPKVYLWMDGTGVTTAGSGGGSVRCQFIAGAPGVYEKYKLHAQDNGSFSFRSVAFPNVFLRMVGSGVTATTAAGGGIVNCQFDANGGGDETFVLDLADQSLDFVMQRQEQTNWCWDAASVSVARFYNPNAAWTQGLLANAEFGRNDCVVGAGQVSPCNWGRWPDAPLTRVGHFKERLDNALTSLQLGPELAKSAPVLVNIAWRGGGGHIAAVRGRSRVDGVEHVAVADPWYGDSDLTYDAFRDNYQGSGTWNVSYKTKA is encoded by the coding sequence ATGTCCTACGCGAACGTGTACCTGCGGATGGACGGCACCGGGGTGACCGCCGACAACTACCGGGGCGGGACGGTCAACTGCCAGTACGGGGCAGGCCCCAAGGAGAAGTACCGGGTCCGCCCCCAAGCCGACGGGTCGTACGCCTTCGAGTCGGCGGCCTTCCCGAAGGTGTACCTGTGGATGGACGGCACCGGGGTCACCACCGCAGGCTCCGGAGGCGGGTCGGTCCGCTGCCAGTTCATCGCCGGCGCACCCGGCGTCTACGAGAAGTACAAGCTCCACGCCCAGGACAACGGGTCGTTCTCCTTCCGATCGGTGGCCTTCCCGAACGTGTTCCTGCGCATGGTCGGCAGTGGGGTGACCGCCACCACCGCCGCCGGGGGCGGGATCGTCAACTGCCAGTTCGACGCCAACGGCGGCGGGGACGAGACGTTCGTCCTCGACCTGGCCGACCAGAGCCTCGACTTCGTCATGCAGCGCCAGGAGCAGACCAATTGGTGCTGGGACGCGGCCTCGGTCAGCGTCGCCAGGTTCTACAACCCCAACGCGGCGTGGACGCAGGGTCTGCTGGCCAACGCGGAGTTCGGGCGCAACGACTGCGTCGTCGGCGCGGGTCAGGTGTCGCCCTGCAACTGGGGCCGGTGGCCGGATGCGCCGCTGACCAGGGTCGGGCACTTCAAAGAGCGCCTCGACAACGCCCTGACCAGCCTGCAACTCGGCCCCGAGTTGGCCAAGTCCGCGCCGGTCCTGGTGAACATCGCCTGGCGGGGCGGCGGCGGCCACATCGCGGCGGTGCGCGGACGCTCCCGGGTGGACGGGGTGGAGCACGTCGCCGTGGCCGACCCCTGGTACGGGGACTCCGACCTGACCTACGACGCCTTCCGGGACAACTACCAGGGCTCCGGGACCTGGAACGTCAGCTACAAGACCAAGGCCTGA
- the lanKC gene encoding class III lanthionine synthetase LanKC, protein MDRYAQFCLADPLFYDSPDRWGNPGESWPQGVEPPPDGWTKAHRDSWTQLVPDGVDLPHQGWKIHVSSTLDEAPRVLRTVWDYCVPRRISFKFLDSARTLLFRNLKYADRSGSGKFVTVYPQHEDELHLALLDLDELLAGVPGPRILSDLRWRNGPVHVRYGGFARRLCRVPTGELVPAIAEPGGKLVPDVRGTVFRPPDWVKIPEFLVPHVAALGDGDRPADFFYEVERALHFSNGGGVYVARDLRVDRQVVLKEARPHAGLDRTGADAVRRLHREHAFLVELADVPAVADAYELLVLDEHHFLAQEYVQGARLNRLMVQRHPLIGADPAQSDVAEYTRWALDVLDQVADVLDRLHRRGIVFADLHPNNVVVEPDGRVRLIDFEMAYREGERPNVGVGAPGYVPTDHRTGPAADHYALGCLRLAMFYPITQVLPLDPGKAGELAAAVADRFPVGAGFTDLVAREIGPLPEVAGSVALRAADLRGGGSDWAGALGSAARAILSTATPHRDDRLFPGDLYQFSRNGLGFGHGAAGVLHALAITGHGRHPEHEQWLVRAVGAGGSDRHVGLHDGLCGIAYALDHLGLTDEASQVLDRTTSLDPTELSDDLFAGLAGVGLTHLHFADRLDTLPLVRKIGAVLVDRLAAREPVTLGTLGTRSSSVGRGGLLRGDSGPALLLIRLFEHTGEQQWLDAAATCLAHDLASCVRVTKDDSVQLSEGWRSLPYLASGSAGVGAVLHLYLGHSPDERLTDVLTGIRRAASIEFAVQPGLFNGRAGLVGFLGLLRDPDAPDADLEAAITTHLRSTPLHFIDLRGEVAFPGEQLMRLSMDLGSGGAGVLTALHAVLNGGELLPFLPHVPPPPARI, encoded by the coding sequence GTGGACAGATACGCACAGTTCTGCCTTGCGGATCCATTGTTCTACGATTCACCCGACCGATGGGGGAATCCCGGCGAATCCTGGCCGCAGGGCGTGGAGCCGCCTCCTGACGGGTGGACGAAAGCGCACCGGGACTCGTGGACCCAACTCGTCCCCGACGGGGTCGACCTGCCCCACCAGGGGTGGAAGATCCACGTCTCGTCCACCCTCGACGAGGCACCCCGCGTCCTGCGCACGGTGTGGGACTACTGCGTGCCCCGGCGGATCTCCTTCAAGTTCCTGGACAGCGCCAGGACGTTGCTGTTCCGCAACCTGAAGTACGCGGACCGCAGCGGGAGCGGGAAGTTCGTCACCGTGTACCCGCAGCACGAGGACGAACTCCATCTCGCCCTCCTCGATCTCGACGAGTTGCTCGCCGGAGTCCCAGGGCCGCGCATCCTGAGCGATCTGCGGTGGCGCAACGGACCGGTGCACGTGCGCTACGGCGGTTTCGCCCGACGACTCTGCCGGGTGCCGACCGGTGAACTCGTGCCCGCGATCGCCGAACCGGGCGGAAAGCTCGTGCCCGACGTCCGCGGCACCGTGTTCCGGCCGCCCGACTGGGTGAAGATCCCCGAGTTCCTCGTTCCGCACGTCGCCGCCCTGGGCGATGGGGACAGACCGGCGGACTTCTTCTACGAGGTGGAACGCGCTCTGCACTTCTCCAACGGCGGCGGCGTGTACGTGGCACGCGACCTGCGGGTGGATCGTCAGGTAGTGCTCAAGGAAGCCAGACCTCACGCCGGCCTCGACCGGACCGGGGCCGACGCCGTGCGGCGCCTGCACCGCGAACACGCGTTCCTCGTCGAACTCGCCGACGTGCCCGCCGTGGCGGACGCCTACGAGCTGCTGGTCCTCGACGAGCACCACTTCCTCGCCCAGGAGTACGTGCAGGGCGCGCGGCTCAACCGGTTGATGGTCCAACGGCACCCGCTGATCGGGGCGGACCCGGCGCAGTCCGACGTCGCCGAGTACACGCGGTGGGCGCTCGACGTGCTCGACCAGGTCGCGGACGTGCTGGACCGACTGCACCGCAGGGGCATCGTGTTCGCCGACCTGCACCCCAACAACGTGGTCGTCGAGCCCGACGGCCGCGTCCGGCTCATCGACTTCGAGATGGCCTACCGCGAGGGTGAACGCCCCAACGTCGGAGTGGGCGCACCCGGCTACGTGCCGACCGACCACCGCACCGGCCCGGCGGCCGACCACTACGCGCTGGGCTGCCTGCGGCTGGCGATGTTCTACCCGATCACCCAGGTGCTGCCGCTGGACCCGGGCAAGGCCGGTGAGCTGGCCGCGGCGGTGGCCGACCGGTTCCCCGTGGGTGCCGGCTTCACCGACCTGGTGGCCCGCGAGATCGGCCCGCTGCCCGAGGTCGCGGGCTCCGTGGCCCTCAGGGCGGCCGACCTGCGCGGCGGCGGCTCCGACTGGGCGGGCGCTCTGGGCTCCGCAGCCCGCGCCATCCTGTCGACGGCCACCCCGCACCGCGACGACCGGCTCTTCCCCGGCGACCTCTACCAGTTCAGCCGCAACGGCCTGGGGTTCGGTCACGGCGCGGCGGGTGTGCTGCACGCCCTCGCGATCACCGGCCACGGCCGTCACCCGGAGCACGAGCAGTGGCTGGTGCGCGCGGTGGGAGCCGGCGGCAGCGACCGGCACGTGGGTCTGCACGACGGCCTGTGCGGCATCGCCTACGCGTTGGACCACCTCGGCCTCACCGACGAGGCGTCACAGGTCCTCGACCGGACGACGTCGCTGGACCCGACCGAGCTGTCCGACGACCTGTTCGCGGGCCTCGCCGGCGTCGGTCTGACGCACCTGCACTTCGCCGACCGCCTCGACACGCTCCCCCTGGTCCGCAAGATCGGCGCGGTCCTCGTCGACCGCTTGGCCGCGCGCGAACCCGTCACCCTCGGCACGCTGGGGACACGCTCGTCCAGCGTCGGACGCGGCGGTCTGCTGCGCGGCGACAGCGGCCCCGCCCTGCTGCTCATCAGGCTCTTCGAGCACACCGGCGAACAGCAGTGGCTCGACGCCGCCGCGACCTGCCTGGCACATGACCTCGCGTCGTGCGTGCGCGTCACCAAGGACGACTCCGTCCAGCTCAGCGAGGGCTGGCGCAGCTTGCCGTACCTGGCTTCCGGCAGCGCCGGCGTGGGTGCGGTCCTCCACCTCTACCTGGGCCACAGCCCGGACGAGCGGCTCACGGACGTGCTCACCGGCATCCGACGCGCCGCCTCCATCGAGTTCGCGGTGCAACCCGGCCTGTTCAACGGCCGCGCCGGCCTCGTCGGTTTCCTGGGCCTGCTGCGCGACCCGGACGCCCCGGACGCGGACCTGGAAGCAGCCATCACCACCCACCTGCGATCCACACCGCTGCACTTCATCGACCTGCGCGGGGAAGTCGCCTTCCCCGGCGAGCAACTCATGAGGCTCTCCATGGACCTGGGCAGCGGCGGCGCCGGTGTCCTCACCGCCCTGCACGCCGTGCTCAACGGCGGCGAGCTCCTGCCGTTCCTGCCGCACGTCCCACCCCCGCCCGCCCGCATCTGA
- a CDS encoding GNAT family N-acetyltransferase: protein MVDVGHQVAALSDPASIRHRALVGLGKLGLADRLDRVDTHVADVLRVAVDVPNAESGREKVRIGLVELKATGLTARPDDDDDAWLEAFSRIYEGVDEIRAASLATAGKYEKLEDAGRVLGQISSVDDGTTTLLVLREVHGDAAEAVAIASVRGWDEGSKEIIIADLVAAPAYIVAQRTGAGGALVEHIVRRAKRFGASVSLIPLGGKVQAVYTKWGFTGSGDGMSMKDQALDRFLETHTVFAGV from the coding sequence GTGGTCGACGTCGGCCACCAGGTGGCGGCGCTGAGCGACCCGGCTTCGATCCGCCACCGCGCGCTGGTGGGACTGGGCAAGCTGGGGCTGGCGGATCGGCTCGACCGGGTCGACACCCACGTGGCGGACGTGCTCCGGGTGGCGGTCGATGTGCCGAACGCCGAGTCCGGTCGGGAGAAGGTCAGGATCGGACTGGTGGAGTTGAAGGCCACCGGTCTGACTGCGCGGCCCGACGACGACGACGATGCCTGGTTGGAGGCCTTCAGCAGGATCTACGAAGGCGTGGACGAGATCCGGGCGGCCTCGTTGGCCACCGCGGGCAAGTACGAGAAGTTGGAGGACGCCGGGCGCGTCCTCGGACAGATCTCCTCGGTCGACGACGGCACCACCACACTACTGGTACTCCGCGAGGTCCACGGAGACGCTGCGGAAGCGGTGGCGATCGCGTCGGTGCGGGGGTGGGACGAGGGCAGCAAGGAGATCATCATCGCCGATCTCGTCGCCGCACCGGCCTACATCGTCGCGCAACGCACCGGCGCGGGAGGCGCGTTGGTGGAGCACATCGTCCGCAGGGCCAAAAGGTTCGGCGCCTCCGTGTCACTGATCCCCTTGGGCGGCAAGGTCCAAGCGGTCTACACGAAATGGGGCTTCACCGGCTCCGGTGACGGCATGAGCATGAAGGACCAAGCCCTCGACCGGTTCCTGGAGACCCACACCGTCTTCGCCGGCGTGTAA